One genomic window of Chitinophagaceae bacterium includes the following:
- a CDS encoding T9SS type A sorting domain-containing protein produces the protein MEKAMVNGKAMVNGEASVNSSSFNDETNENTIVIVDSLDVYGADSDSINAFSSVNMITGFTVGTWLIAPGVLVSENLDINYGLGNLTIVPEILTVKANDALAGCGGVQPVYTTTNSIYQIQDADSNVIESGPVFTILDQSGADAGNGNLNPGIYQIVPSGIIQKQEPANYVVYYENGTLTVGNVVSSSYNAAACDSYTLPWGQSVSVSGAYSHTYTNSIGCDSVVTANVTISNSPGANVTPAGTIMECQGIPVVLSANTGAGLTYQWYKGPTQISGATNSIYVVPNAKNYSVVVNGSNGCTSTSNIVSVTRLSTPNANIIVVNPDNNPDLCINGKVKLRGNGSSSVSLGYQWRLNGTDILGATNRDYVALVEGNYRVTVTNLSTGCFRLSSAVSVINSCREAALTEIQPPLLTMYPNPTDGNFMLHLNLYDQSAGDAVVQVYNVLGQVVLDENVPVMDGELLKEIHLQEGVARAVYFVSVIFNGEVYKGQIIYQH, from the coding sequence ATGGAAAAGGCAATGGTGAATGGAAAGGCGATGGTGAATGGAGAGGCTAGTGTTAACAGCAGTTCATTCAATGATGAAACGAATGAAAATACCATAGTCATCGTTGACTCTTTGGATGTATATGGAGCAGATAGCGATTCTATAAATGCTTTCAGTTCTGTTAACATGATCACTGGATTTACGGTCGGTACCTGGCTCATTGCTCCCGGCGTATTGGTATCAGAAAACTTAGATATTAACTATGGCTTGGGAAACCTGACTATCGTACCTGAAATACTCACAGTGAAAGCAAATGATGCATTGGCGGGATGTGGGGGCGTTCAACCTGTTTATACTACCACCAATTCGATTTATCAAATTCAGGATGCAGACTCTAATGTTATAGAGAGTGGTCCTGTCTTTACAATACTAGATCAATCTGGCGCAGATGCGGGTAACGGAAATCTTAATCCGGGAATTTATCAGATTGTGCCTTCAGGTATTATTCAAAAACAGGAACCTGCAAACTATGTTGTCTATTATGAAAATGGAACATTAACTGTTGGTAATGTTGTTTCCAGCTCCTACAATGCAGCGGCATGCGACAGCTACACATTACCTTGGGGTCAATCAGTAAGTGTAAGTGGAGCTTATAGTCATACTTATACAAATTCAATCGGTTGTGACAGTGTGGTCACCGCAAATGTTACAATTAGCAACAGTCCCGGCGCAAATGTTACCCCTGCCGGTACTATTATGGAGTGTCAGGGTATTCCGGTTGTACTGTCCGCTAATACGGGTGCCGGACTTACTTATCAATGGTATAAAGGACCCACTCAAATCTCAGGTGCCACTAATAGTATTTATGTGGTGCCCAATGCTAAAAACTATAGTGTTGTTGTTAATGGCAGTAATGGATGCACCAGTACTTCTAATATTGTTAGTGTTACACGTCTTTCCACTCCGAATGCGAATATCATTGTCGTGAATCCTGATAACAATCCGGATCTATGTATTAACGGTAAGGTGAAACTGCGCGGAAATGGATCATCGTCGGTGTCGCTTGGCTATCAATGGAGATTAAATGGTACAGACATTCTTGGGGCAACCAATAGGGACTATGTTGCATTGGTGGAAGGTAACTACCGCGTTACGGTTACTAATCTTAGTACTGGTTGCTTCAGGCTTTCATCTGCTGTTTCAGTAATTAATAGTTGCAGAGAAGCTGCTTTAACTGAGATACAACCGCCATTGCTTACTATGTATCCCAATCCTACAGATGGAAACTTCATGCTTCACCTCAACCTTTATGATCAGTCTGCAGGAGACGCAGTGGTGCAGGTCTACAATGTATTGGGCCAGGTGGTACTTGACGAAAATGTTCCGGTAATGGATGGTGAGCTATTAAAAGAAATTCACTTACAGGAAGGAGTTGCAAGAGCTGTATACTTTGTAAGTGTCATTTTCAATGGAGAAGTTTACAAAGGGCAAATAATATATCAGCATTAA
- a CDS encoding tetratricopeptide repeat protein has translation MLKIAGTLNLFFLLFFVAAYSAAYGAERDSLIKLINAAKDDSNKVKLLNTLSKSLFDANPDSSVTIALASKKLAEEINYKTGLGLALKNMGIGYYLQGKYVEAINTWQLALEVYDAADDKKGVANMLSNQGAVYFNQGDDAKALELHLESLKMSEGIGDTLRILTSL, from the coding sequence ATGTTAAAAATTGCCGGCACGTTGAATCTGTTTTTCCTTTTGTTTTTTGTTGCTGCTTATTCAGCTGCATATGGTGCGGAAAGAGACAGTCTGATTAAGTTAATCAATGCGGCAAAAGATGATTCAAATAAAGTAAAATTACTCAACACACTTAGCAAGAGCTTGTTTGATGCCAATCCTGACAGCTCTGTCACTATAGCTTTAGCCTCCAAAAAGCTGGCAGAAGAAATCAATTACAAAACTGGCTTGGGACTGGCTTTAAAAAATATGGGGATCGGGTATTATTTGCAGGGAAAGTATGTGGAAGCAATTAATACTTGGCAACTGGCTTTGGAAGTGTATGATGCAGCAGATGATAAAAAAGGCGTCGCTAATATGCTCAGTAACCAAGGGGCTGTTTACTTCAATCAGGGAGACGACGCAAAAGCACTCGAGCTGCATTTAGAATCATTGAAAATGTCAGAGGGTATTGGAGATACATTGAGAATTCTGACATCACTCTAG